The Impatiens glandulifera chromosome 8, dImpGla2.1, whole genome shotgun sequence genome includes a window with the following:
- the LOC124912463 gene encoding uncharacterized protein LOC124912463, translating into MSVRRPPPLGRSVAPDTGSSTSIPVGNFRFEKGAAAMSSGRDSHRHDAAQWEGHPQRCTFFLEVLAEEKSEGRMPQDYLTNMLYRKLADRFFDKFQVWHDKGQFRNHYNSRRDQWRLVKELQILQTEEEVF; encoded by the exons ATGTCCGTGCGACGACCACCGCCACTCGGGAGGTCAGTCGCTCCAGACACCGGTTCTTCGACGTCAATTCCAGTCGGAAATTTCAGATTCGAAAAGG GTGCAGCTGCCATGTCCAGTGGGAGGGACTCGCACCGACACGATGCAGCTCAATGGGAGGGTCATCCACAACGTTGTACGTTCTTCCTCGAGGTCTTAGCCGAGGAGAAAAGTGAGGGTCGTATGCCACAAGACTACCTCACAAATATGCTTTACCGAAAATTGGCTGATCGTTTTTTCGACAAATTCCAAGTATGGCACGATAAAGGCCAGTTCCGTAATCACTATAATTCGAGGAGAGATCAGTGGAGATTGGTGAAGGAGCTACAAATACTCCAAACGGAGGAGGAAGTCTTTTGA
- the LOC124912354 gene encoding uncharacterized protein LOC124912354: protein MGLDGKYSKLDEKTCLQKALSLHAYADLSNVSPVVFVYLLKECYSNGACKATKKFRVLQHQVHQSLYNAPQPGPAVFVIHCLRILPILGIYSEGFSHLLLSSFCRFIKCDGTPHDLVEAKLFAARMFIDIVGGSIMHEERILIKLLEAFDIQLIDIENVMGKEDVIHIGNTDAARTLVEDYIFSLVEAQSFMTAVTLLERFSIDLSGESFLLKMMNNNDYRAAEKWATHRGKHMLCVLVEEYVKRNLCKHAYETIKKNNLKQDFPGVYHQGKESSLKNLAEKGCWDVAEAKAKGDKQLIQYMVYLAMEAGYTEKVDELCDRYSIQGFVSSIDSDASLLRMNYLQFNELVSDDIIWVDKANGLLDATCRIEGCNVVGIDCEWKPNYIKGGTPNKVSIMQLATEKEVFIFDLIKLAEDVPDTLDHCLTRIFQSPRILKLGYNFQCDMKQLSRSYGGFGCFKHYDMLLDIQNVFKEPSGGLSGLAQKILGAGLNKTRRNSNWEQRPLHQNQLEYAAMDAVVLIHIFYHVRNHSTVVCQGNSKVEWKSHIISSIDNNLKKTR from the exons GTGCATGCAAGGCAACAAAGAAGTTCCGTGTTCTTCAACATCAAGTCCATCAAAGTCTGTATAATGCACCTCAACCTGGACCAGCAGTTTTTGTTATTCACTGCCTCCGCATCTTGCCTATCTTAGGAATATATTCCGAAGGCTTTAGTCACTTACTTCTATCTTCCTTCTGCCGTTTTATCAAATGTGATGGAACTCCTCATGACCTAGTTGAGGCAAAGCTTTTTGCTGCTCGCATGTTTATTGATATTGTTGGTGGAAGCATAATGCACGAGGAAAGGATTCTGATAAAACTACTTGAGGCATTTGATATCCAACTGATAGACATTGAAAATGTCATGGGAAAGGAGGACGTGATTCATATTGGTAATACTGATGCTGCACGCACTCTTGTTGAAGATTATATTTTCAGTTTAGTTGAAGCACAGTCATTCATGACAGCTGTAACTTTATTAGAGCGCTTCTCTATAGACCTATCTGGGGAATCTTTTTTGCTCAAAATGATGAATAATAATGATTATAGAGCTGCAGAAAAGTGGGCTACACATAGAGGGAAACATATGTTATGTGTACTAGTCGAGGAATATGTCAAGAGGAATCTGTGTAAGCATGCTTACGAGACAATTAAGAAAAACAACCTAAAACAGGATTTTCCAGGAGTATATCATCAGGGTAAAGAGAG CTCACTGAAGAATCTTGCTGAAAAAGGATGTTGGGATGTTGCTGAGGCAAAGGCAAAAGGTGACAAACAACTTATTCAGTATATG GTTTACCTGGCAATGGAAGCTGGATACACAGAGAAGGTTGATGAACTTTGTGATCGCTACTCTATCCAAGGTTTTGTGAGCTCGATAG ACTCCGATGCAAGCCTTCTGCGCATGAACTATTTACAGTTCAATGAATTGGTTTCAGATGATATCATTTGGGTTGACAAAGCCAATGGTTTACTCGATGCAACTTGTCGTATTGAGGGATGCAATGTTGTAGGAATTGATTGTGAGTGGAAGCCTAATTACATAAAGGGAGGTACTCCTAACAAG GTTTCAATCATGCAATTAGCTACTGAAAAGGAAGTTttcatatttgatttaataaaactGGCTGAAGATGTACCTGATACTCTAGATCACTGCCTAACTCGTATTTTCCAGTCTCCTAGAATTCTAAAACTAG GATACAATTTTCAATGTGACATGAAGCAGTTGTCTCGTTCGTATGGAGGGTTTGGATGTTTCAAGCACTATGATATGCTGCTAGATATCCAAAATGTATTTAAAGAACCCAGTGGTGGTTTGTCTGGGCTTGCGCAG AAAATATTGGGAGCTGGTTTGAACAAGACAAGAAGGAACAGCAACTGGGAGCAGCGTCCTTTGCATCAGAATCAA TTAGAATATGCTGCCATGGATGCGGTTGTGCTCATTCACATATTCTACCATGTTCGGAATCACTCCACTGTTGTCTGTCAAGGGAATTCCAAAGTTGAATGGAAATCACACATT ATTTCCAGCATTGATAATAACCTAAAGAAAACCAGATGA
- the LOC124911439 gene encoding lysine-specific demethylase JMJ25 isoform X1: protein MDHSRSASGIGEDGIGIQDDLRCKRSDGKQWRCTAMSMPDKTVCEKHYYQAKKRAANSAMRASLKKAKRKSLGESDVYMESKSDDMDTTLVNAEVEEVDQYLPTSDRSLLVSNNLELPDDLERDGVHYEENHKVYKLKHPSTDPSKNRSDLSLDVSTLDTSDGSSNSNDGSDDLDGSGDQACHQCQRNDRVKVFWCLKCDKRGYCGSCISTWYSDIHPEEIERICPACRGICNCKVCMRRDNLIKARIREISVQDKLQYLHCLLSSVLPVIKNIHHQQCFEVELERKLRGNEIDLPRRKLNADEQMCCDCCRMPIIDYHRHCANCSYDLCLRCCQDLREASVTQIAARSDSNKTLLREVTSSKSRLNLSFRFPNWISNINGSIPCPPKEHGGCACLSLTLKRIFKMNWIAKLVKNAEEMVSGCKVNGNGNECLDETGSGSRLCQFACRDYSNDNFLYCPSSEDIRVCGIGDFRKHWAQGKPVIIQEVCDSSSVSSWNPMVIWEGTEKIKDDHRVVKATDCLDWSEVKIELGHFMKGYSEGRIHEDGWPEMLKLKDWPSPSASEDFLLYHQPEFVTKLPLLEYIHSKWGLLNVAAKLPHYSLQNDVGPKILISYGMYEELGKGDSVDKLHFVMRDMVYLLVHTCKIELNGWPRAGEDSSKSEPGAFWDVFRKQDIPKLIEYCRVHSEELGSLEHLTNESEERLLHDGVVYLNMHHKRTLKEEFGVEPWSFEQRLGQAIFIPAGCPFQMRNTQSTVQLALDFLSPESLGEAVKLAEEIRTFPNDHNAKLQMLEVGKISIYAASSAIKEVRKLVLDPRLGSELLFEDPNLTALVSENLEEMVKWRKVTCSSS, encoded by the exons ATGGATCATTCTCGTTCAGCTTCTGGAATTGGTGAAGATGGTATTGGCATACAAGATGATCTGCGTTGTAAGCGTTCTGATGGGAAACAATGGCGATGTACGGCCATGTCTATGCCAGATAAGACAGTGTGTGAAAAACATTACTATCAAGCAAAGAAAAGGGCTGCAAATTCTGCAATGAGGGCCAGTTTAAAGAAAGCGAAAAGGAAAAGTCTTGGTGAAAGTGATGTATACATGGAGAGTAAAAGTGATGATATGGATACAACTCTTGTCAATGCAGAAGTTGAAGAAGTTGATCAATACCTTCCAACTTCAG ATAGGAGTTTGCTAGTAAGTAATAATCTTGAACTGCCTGATGATCTGGAAAGAGATGGTGTCCACTATGAAGAAAATCACAAGGTGTACAAACTAAAGCACCCTTCTACAGATCCTTCTAAGAATAGATCTGACCTGTCTCTTGATGTTAGTACCTTG gACACCTCTGATGGAAGCTCAAATTCCAATGATGGAAGTGACGATCTTGATGGCAGTGGGGACCAAGCTTGCCATCAGTGCCAACGGAATGACAGGGTTAAAGTTTTCTGGTGCCTCAAATGTGATAAGAGAGGATATTGTGGTAGTTGTATCTCAACCTG GTATTCTGATATTCACCCGGAAGAAATTGAAAGGATATGTCCTGCATGTAGGGGAATTTGTAATTGTAAAGTCTGCATGAGGCGAGATAATCTGATAAAG GCAAGGATAAGGGAGATATCAGTACAGGATAAGCTGCAGTATCTTCACTGCCTTTTGTCTTCAGTTCTTCCTGTTATTAAGAACATCCATCATCAACAGTGTTTTGAAGTGGAACTGGAAAGGAAGCTTCGAG GAAATGAAATAGATCTACCCAGGAGAAAGCTTAATGCAGATGAGCAGATGTGCTG TGACTGTTGTAGAATGCCTATCATTGATTATCACCGGCATTGTGCAAATTGCTCTTACGACTTGTGCCTGAGATGTTGCCAGGATCTTAGGGAGGCTTCAGTAACTCAAATTGCTGCAAGATCTGATTCTAATAAGACCTTGTTGAGAGAAGTTACATCTTCTAAGAGTAGGTTGAACTTATCTTTTAGATTTCCTAATTGGATATCCAACATCAATGGCAGTATTCCTTGTCCACCTAAGGAACACGGTGGCTGCGCTTGCTTATCGTTGACACTAAAACGCATCTTTAAGATGAACTGGATTGCGAAGTTGGTAAAGAATGCTGAGGAAATGGTTAGTGGCTGTAAGGTCAATGGAAATGGAAATGAATGTTTAGATGAAACTGGTTCGGGCAGCAGGCTTTGCCAATTTGCCTGCAGAGACTATAGCAATGATAATTTCTTATACTGCCCTTCTTCCGAAGATATCAGAGTTTGTGGAATTGGAGATTTCAGGAAGCACTGGGCCCAAGGAAAACCTGTTATCATTCAGGAAGTTTGTGATAGCTCATCAGTTTCAAGTTGGAATCCCATGGTTATCTGGGAAGGAACagagaaaataaaagatgatcACCGAGTGGTTAAGGCTACAGATTGTTTAGACTGGTCTGAG GTTAAAATCGAGCTTGGTCATTTTATGAAGGGATATTCAGAAGGTCGAATTCATGAAGATGGCTGGCCAGAAATGTTGAAACTAAAAGATTGGCCGTCCCCAAGTGCTTCTGAGGATTTCCTGTTATACCATCAACCTGAATTTGTTACTAAACTACCATTGCTTGAATATATTCATTCCAAATGGGGATTATTAAATGTTGCAGCAAAACTGCCTCATTATTCCTTGCAGAATGATGTAGGCCCtaagattttgatttcatatGGGATGTATGAGGAGCTTGGTAAAGGTGATTCAGTGGATAAACTTCACTTTGTCATGCGGGATATG GTATACCTTTTGGTGCATACATGCAAGATAGAGCTAAATGGTTGGCCAAGGGCTGGTGAAGATAGTTCAAAGTCTGAACCAGGAGCATTTTGGGATGTGTTCCGCAAACAGGATATTCCAAAATTGATTGAATATTGTAGAGTTCATTCAGAGGAACTTGGGAGTCTTGAGCATTTGACAAATGAAAGT GAAGAACGCCTTTTACATGATGGGGTGGTATACTTGAACATGCATCACAAAAGAACATTGAAGGAAGAATTTG GAGTTGAACCATGGTCCTTTGAACAGCGATTGGGGCAAGCAATTTTCATTCCTGCTGGATGTCCTTTCCAAATGAGGAATACTCAG TCCACAGTTCAACTGGCACTTGACTTTTTGTCCCCTGAAAGCCTGGGTGAGGCTGTAAAGTTGGCAGAAGAAATACGCACCTTTCCAAATGATCACAATGCAAAACTTCAAATGTTGGAG GTCGGTAAGATATCAATATATGCTGCGAGTTCAGCAATCAAAGAAGTCCGGAAGCTGGTTCTAGATCCTAG GCTTGGGTCTGAACTACTATTCGAGGATCCTAATCTCACTGCACTTGTTTCCGAAAACTTGGAGGAGATGGTCAAGTGGAGAAAGGTAACTTGTAGTTCATCATAA
- the LOC124911439 gene encoding lysine-specific demethylase JMJ25 isoform X2, which translates to MDHSRSASGIGEDGIGIQDDLRCKRSDGKQWRCTAMSMPDKTVCEKHYYQAKKRAANSAMRASLKKAKRKSLGESDVYMESKSDDMDTTLVNAEVEEVDQYLPTSDRSLLVSNNLELPDDLERDGVHYEENHKDTSDGSSNSNDGSDDLDGSGDQACHQCQRNDRVKVFWCLKCDKRGYCGSCISTWYSDIHPEEIERICPACRGICNCKVCMRRDNLIKARIREISVQDKLQYLHCLLSSVLPVIKNIHHQQCFEVELERKLRGNEIDLPRRKLNADEQMCCDCCRMPIIDYHRHCANCSYDLCLRCCQDLREASVTQIAARSDSNKTLLREVTSSKSRLNLSFRFPNWISNINGSIPCPPKEHGGCACLSLTLKRIFKMNWIAKLVKNAEEMVSGCKVNGNGNECLDETGSGSRLCQFACRDYSNDNFLYCPSSEDIRVCGIGDFRKHWAQGKPVIIQEVCDSSSVSSWNPMVIWEGTEKIKDDHRVVKATDCLDWSEVKIELGHFMKGYSEGRIHEDGWPEMLKLKDWPSPSASEDFLLYHQPEFVTKLPLLEYIHSKWGLLNVAAKLPHYSLQNDVGPKILISYGMYEELGKGDSVDKLHFVMRDMVYLLVHTCKIELNGWPRAGEDSSKSEPGAFWDVFRKQDIPKLIEYCRVHSEELGSLEHLTNESEERLLHDGVVYLNMHHKRTLKEEFGVEPWSFEQRLGQAIFIPAGCPFQMRNTQSTVQLALDFLSPESLGEAVKLAEEIRTFPNDHNAKLQMLEVGKISIYAASSAIKEVRKLVLDPRLGSELLFEDPNLTALVSENLEEMVKWRKVTCSSS; encoded by the exons ATGGATCATTCTCGTTCAGCTTCTGGAATTGGTGAAGATGGTATTGGCATACAAGATGATCTGCGTTGTAAGCGTTCTGATGGGAAACAATGGCGATGTACGGCCATGTCTATGCCAGATAAGACAGTGTGTGAAAAACATTACTATCAAGCAAAGAAAAGGGCTGCAAATTCTGCAATGAGGGCCAGTTTAAAGAAAGCGAAAAGGAAAAGTCTTGGTGAAAGTGATGTATACATGGAGAGTAAAAGTGATGATATGGATACAACTCTTGTCAATGCAGAAGTTGAAGAAGTTGATCAATACCTTCCAACTTCAG ATAGGAGTTTGCTAGTAAGTAATAATCTTGAACTGCCTGATGATCTGGAAAGAGATGGTGTCCACTATGAAGAAAATCACAAG gACACCTCTGATGGAAGCTCAAATTCCAATGATGGAAGTGACGATCTTGATGGCAGTGGGGACCAAGCTTGCCATCAGTGCCAACGGAATGACAGGGTTAAAGTTTTCTGGTGCCTCAAATGTGATAAGAGAGGATATTGTGGTAGTTGTATCTCAACCTG GTATTCTGATATTCACCCGGAAGAAATTGAAAGGATATGTCCTGCATGTAGGGGAATTTGTAATTGTAAAGTCTGCATGAGGCGAGATAATCTGATAAAG GCAAGGATAAGGGAGATATCAGTACAGGATAAGCTGCAGTATCTTCACTGCCTTTTGTCTTCAGTTCTTCCTGTTATTAAGAACATCCATCATCAACAGTGTTTTGAAGTGGAACTGGAAAGGAAGCTTCGAG GAAATGAAATAGATCTACCCAGGAGAAAGCTTAATGCAGATGAGCAGATGTGCTG TGACTGTTGTAGAATGCCTATCATTGATTATCACCGGCATTGTGCAAATTGCTCTTACGACTTGTGCCTGAGATGTTGCCAGGATCTTAGGGAGGCTTCAGTAACTCAAATTGCTGCAAGATCTGATTCTAATAAGACCTTGTTGAGAGAAGTTACATCTTCTAAGAGTAGGTTGAACTTATCTTTTAGATTTCCTAATTGGATATCCAACATCAATGGCAGTATTCCTTGTCCACCTAAGGAACACGGTGGCTGCGCTTGCTTATCGTTGACACTAAAACGCATCTTTAAGATGAACTGGATTGCGAAGTTGGTAAAGAATGCTGAGGAAATGGTTAGTGGCTGTAAGGTCAATGGAAATGGAAATGAATGTTTAGATGAAACTGGTTCGGGCAGCAGGCTTTGCCAATTTGCCTGCAGAGACTATAGCAATGATAATTTCTTATACTGCCCTTCTTCCGAAGATATCAGAGTTTGTGGAATTGGAGATTTCAGGAAGCACTGGGCCCAAGGAAAACCTGTTATCATTCAGGAAGTTTGTGATAGCTCATCAGTTTCAAGTTGGAATCCCATGGTTATCTGGGAAGGAACagagaaaataaaagatgatcACCGAGTGGTTAAGGCTACAGATTGTTTAGACTGGTCTGAG GTTAAAATCGAGCTTGGTCATTTTATGAAGGGATATTCAGAAGGTCGAATTCATGAAGATGGCTGGCCAGAAATGTTGAAACTAAAAGATTGGCCGTCCCCAAGTGCTTCTGAGGATTTCCTGTTATACCATCAACCTGAATTTGTTACTAAACTACCATTGCTTGAATATATTCATTCCAAATGGGGATTATTAAATGTTGCAGCAAAACTGCCTCATTATTCCTTGCAGAATGATGTAGGCCCtaagattttgatttcatatGGGATGTATGAGGAGCTTGGTAAAGGTGATTCAGTGGATAAACTTCACTTTGTCATGCGGGATATG GTATACCTTTTGGTGCATACATGCAAGATAGAGCTAAATGGTTGGCCAAGGGCTGGTGAAGATAGTTCAAAGTCTGAACCAGGAGCATTTTGGGATGTGTTCCGCAAACAGGATATTCCAAAATTGATTGAATATTGTAGAGTTCATTCAGAGGAACTTGGGAGTCTTGAGCATTTGACAAATGAAAGT GAAGAACGCCTTTTACATGATGGGGTGGTATACTTGAACATGCATCACAAAAGAACATTGAAGGAAGAATTTG GAGTTGAACCATGGTCCTTTGAACAGCGATTGGGGCAAGCAATTTTCATTCCTGCTGGATGTCCTTTCCAAATGAGGAATACTCAG TCCACAGTTCAACTGGCACTTGACTTTTTGTCCCCTGAAAGCCTGGGTGAGGCTGTAAAGTTGGCAGAAGAAATACGCACCTTTCCAAATGATCACAATGCAAAACTTCAAATGTTGGAG GTCGGTAAGATATCAATATATGCTGCGAGTTCAGCAATCAAAGAAGTCCGGAAGCTGGTTCTAGATCCTAG GCTTGGGTCTGAACTACTATTCGAGGATCCTAATCTCACTGCACTTGTTTCCGAAAACTTGGAGGAGATGGTCAAGTGGAGAAAGGTAACTTGTAGTTCATCATAA